In Candidatus Kuenenbacteria bacterium, one DNA window encodes the following:
- a CDS encoding transporter: MALFKINNSTVKKLVARDLDLERKLQELFEANLDEILNIVFLAHEYSTSFGGRIDTLGIDKNGSPCIIEYKKNQNDNVINQGLSYLRWLLDHKADFEILCQNKKIDIDIDWDSPRVICIAESYNKFDLDTADILPINIELLRYRIYDENILYVEPENYQKVRISTSNIVKKAKQGKEKNKQLQKTYSINYHLARTHRQTARLFQALREKIMSLDENITEEAKAKYIAYKTSTNFTDVVLMKNELKIFLNVRSGQLDDPQNLARDLTKPKHVGHWGNGDYEIKFERESEIEAVFALIKKSYDLSK; the protein is encoded by the coding sequence ATGGCACTATTTAAAATCAATAATTCAACAGTTAAAAAATTAGTTGCTCGGGATTTGGATTTGGAGCGTAAACTTCAAGAATTATTTGAGGCGAACTTAGACGAAATTTTAAATATTGTTTTTCTTGCTCATGAATACTCGACAAGTTTTGGTGGAAGAATTGATACACTTGGTATAGATAAAAATGGTTCACCTTGCATAATTGAATACAAGAAAAACCAAAACGATAATGTTATCAATCAAGGACTTTCGTATCTGCGTTGGCTACTTGACCATAAGGCTGATTTTGAAATTTTATGTCAAAACAAAAAAATAGATATTGATATTGATTGGGATTCTCCTCGCGTTATCTGTATTGCTGAAAGTTATAATAAATTTGATCTTGACACAGCAGACATATTACCTATAAATATTGAACTTTTACGTTACCGTATTTATGATGAAAACATTTTATATGTTGAACCAGAAAATTATCAGAAAGTTAGAATTTCCACATCAAACATAGTCAAAAAAGCGAAACAGGGGAAAGAAAAAAATAAACAGTTGCAAAAAACATATTCTATAAATTATCATCTTGCGAGAACTCACAGACAAACCGCTCGTCTATTCCAAGCTTTGCGAGAGAAAATAATGTCATTGGACGAAAATATTACTGAAGAAGCAAAGGCAAAATATATTGCCTATAAGACGTCAACAAATTTTACAGATGTTGTATTAATGAAAAATGAATTAAAGATTTTTCTTAATGTAAGAAGTGGACAGCTTGATGATCCTCAAAATTTAGCCAGAGATTTAACTAAGCCCAAACATGTTGGCCATTGGGGTAACGGAGATTATGAAATAAAATTTGAAAGAGAAAGCGAGATTGAAGCAGTTTTTGCACTTATCAAAAAAAGTTATGATTTAAGTAAATAA
- a CDS encoding ATP-binding protein, protein MLKDIVSNQKMQKEQLLTLSYIGRTKEPFARKWLDSNLIKVVLGPRRAGKSVFSLMLLKDRPFMYFNFDDEVLSSAGGIATDELMKELHAAYGQVKTILFDEIQNLPNWELFVNRLHREGYNMVLTGSNAHLLSKELATHLTGRHMPIEILPFDFNEFLRSKKFQISEEYSALPQQRGELLNLMENYLVNGGFPEVVVNNIDASDYLEVLFDALVFKDVVKRHKVKFSTQVANLGGHLINNFANPYTIRKILEILNLKSASTIEKYIKYLEEAYLIFSLLRYSPKSVQRIKSPRKVYAVDNGFITAKAIQHSPDKGKLMENLVFTELVKHGVKPNRDMFYYKTRNDREVDFVVKNGAEVTELIQVCYESLSSDVEQRETKALFEASGELKVKKLTVLTWDEKKEVEKDGATIHFKPLWEWLTEETQAS, encoded by the coding sequence ATGCTTAAAGACATAGTTTCTAACCAAAAAATGCAGAAAGAGCAACTTTTAACCCTTTCGTACATAGGCCGAACTAAAGAGCCATTTGCCAGAAAGTGGCTGGATTCAAACTTAATAAAAGTTGTCTTAGGGCCTCGTCGGGCTGGCAAATCCGTCTTTTCTCTCATGCTCTTGAAGGATCGTCCTTTCATGTACTTTAATTTTGATGACGAAGTATTATCAAGCGCGGGCGGGATAGCTACTGATGAACTGATGAAGGAGTTACATGCCGCGTATGGTCAAGTAAAGACTATTTTATTTGACGAAATACAGAATCTGCCAAACTGGGAACTCTTTGTTAATCGACTGCATCGGGAAGGATATAATATGGTGCTCACCGGCTCTAATGCCCACCTACTTTCAAAAGAGCTGGCCACACACTTGACTGGCAGACATATGCCAATAGAAATACTGCCATTTGATTTCAACGAATTTTTACGTTCAAAGAAATTTCAGATAAGCGAGGAATATAGCGCACTACCGCAACAGCGTGGCGAGCTTTTAAATCTCATGGAAAACTATCTTGTTAATGGTGGCTTTCCAGAGGTGGTGGTCAACAACATTGACGCATCGGATTATCTTGAAGTCTTGTTTGATGCTTTGGTTTTTAAAGATGTGGTCAAAAGGCACAAGGTTAAATTTTCTACTCAAGTGGCAAACTTAGGCGGACATTTGATAAACAATTTTGCTAATCCATATACGATACGTAAAATTCTTGAAATTCTAAATTTGAAGAGCGCATCCACCATAGAAAAATATATAAAATATCTAGAAGAAGCATATCTTATATTTTCTCTACTTCGATATTCACCCAAATCCGTACAGCGGATAAAGTCTCCCCGAAAGGTGTACGCTGTCGATAATGGTTTTATAACTGCAAAAGCAATCCAGCATTCTCCGGATAAAGGCAAACTTATGGAAAATCTTGTTTTTACCGAATTAGTGAAGCATGGAGTCAAGCCAAACAGAGATATGTTTTACTACAAAACTCGGAATGACCGCGAGGTTGATTTTGTTGTCAAAAATGGAGCGGAAGTTACCGAACTCATACAGGTTTGTTATGAGTCTCTAAGTTCAGATGTGGAACAAAGGGAAACAAAGGCGTTGTTTGAAGCAAGTGGTGAACTGAAAGTGAAAAAACTCACTGTGCTCACTTGGGATGAAAAAAAGGAAGTAGAAAAAGACGGGGCAACCATACATTTTAAGCCATTGTGGGAATGGCTTACCGAAGAAACTCAAGCTTCTTAG
- a CDS encoding DUF2202 domain-containing protein yields the protein MEYPAGSLSSEAKEALVEAINDEYKAHALYEKTIAKLGLVRPFSMIIRAEEQHIASHKSLFDKYGLEIPADNWAGKVSAESTLQQACGAGVEAEIANAKLYREKLLPMAEGYEDIQAVFTNLMNASEQKHLVAFERCN from the coding sequence CTGGAATATCCCGCTGGTAGTTTATCAAGTGAAGCCAAAGAAGCTTTGGTAGAAGCCATAAATGATGAATACAAAGCTCACGCGCTTTATGAAAAAACCATTGCCAAGCTCGGTTTGGTCAGGCCATTCTCTATGATCATCCGCGCCGAAGAACAACATATTGCTTCTCACAAATCGCTTTTTGATAAATACGGCCTAGAAATTCCAGCTGACAATTGGGCGGGCAAAGTTTCAGCCGAAAGTACATTACAGCAAGCTTGTGGGGCAGGTGTAGAGGCCGAGATTGCCAATGCCAAGCTATATAGAGAAAAGTTATTGCCGATGGCAGAGGGTTATGAAGATATACAGGCTGTGTTTACCAACCTTATGAATGCTTCAGAACAAAAACATCTAGTAGCTTTTGAGAGGTGTAATTAG